The following are from one region of the Melaminivora suipulveris genome:
- a CDS encoding alpha/beta fold hydrolase, protein MTAPRSHYATCAGYEIHYMEWGEPQAPVVIAWHGLARTGRDMDELARHLAPRYRVICPDTLGRGLSQWSARPDHEYCLAFYARIAAELFDRLGIEQAHWIGTSMGGAIGMVCAAGLAQPRLAPRIRSLLLNDNAPELAEAALSRIRDYAGQPPAFATMAELEAFFRQIYAPYGWLSDAQWRQLTETSARRLHNGRLTPHYDPAMVRQFTAHENDYLIWQHYDALQLPVLLLRGAQSDLVLPETVAEMRTRGPGARGLLEVVEVLGCGHAPALNVPQHYALVDQFLARCS, encoded by the coding sequence ATGACCGCGCCACGCTCCCATTACGCCACCTGCGCCGGCTACGAAATCCATTACATGGAGTGGGGCGAGCCGCAGGCCCCCGTCGTGATCGCCTGGCATGGCCTGGCGCGCACCGGGCGCGACATGGACGAGCTGGCGCGGCATCTGGCGCCGCGCTATCGCGTGATCTGCCCGGATACGCTGGGCCGGGGCCTGAGCCAGTGGTCGGCGCGGCCGGACCATGAGTACTGCCTGGCGTTTTACGCGCGCATCGCCGCCGAGCTGTTCGATCGGCTGGGCATCGAGCAGGCGCACTGGATCGGCACCTCCATGGGTGGCGCCATCGGCATGGTGTGCGCCGCCGGCCTGGCGCAGCCGCGGCTGGCGCCGCGCATCCGCAGCCTGCTGCTCAACGACAACGCGCCCGAACTGGCCGAGGCGGCGCTTTCGCGCATCCGCGACTACGCCGGCCAGCCGCCGGCGTTTGCCACCATGGCCGAGCTGGAGGCATTCTTTCGGCAGATCTATGCGCCCTACGGCTGGCTGAGTGACGCGCAGTGGCGGCAGCTGACGGAAACCTCGGCGCGGCGCCTGCACAACGGACGTCTCACGCCGCACTACGACCCGGCCATGGTGCGCCAGTTCACCGCGCACGAAAACGATTACCTGATCTGGCAGCACTACGACGCGCTGCAGCTGCCGGTGCTGCTGCTGCGCGGCGCGCAGTCGGACCTGGTGCTGCCGGAAACCGTGGCCGAGATGCGCACGCGCGGCCCTGGCGCGCGCGGACTCTTGGAGGTGGTCGAAGTGCTCGGCTGCGGCCACGCGCCGGCGCTGAACGTGCCGCAGCACTACGCGCTGGTCGATCAATTCCTCGCCAGATGCTCCTGA
- a CDS encoding TetR/AcrR family transcriptional regulator has product MPASSTSPPRRAAHARSEFEPDTRTRRSRALADVRRELVLDAARAAFFELGMDRASMREIAQRAGYTPGAIYSYFASKEEMYGALLAESLERLNAAVQQSLAGAGADHAQRLDAAATAFFDFYADNPRDLDLGFYLFQGMKPRGLTPELNESLNVRLRDALAPVQDALQALGLSARQATREVTALFAHAVGLLVLSHTGRVRMFRQSVPELFAAYVQQLLERAAPRR; this is encoded by the coding sequence ATGCCAGCGTCTTCGACATCGCCGCCGCGCCGCGCGGCCCACGCCCGCTCTGAGTTTGAGCCCGACACGCGCACGCGCCGCAGCCGCGCCCTGGCCGATGTGCGCCGCGAGCTGGTGCTGGACGCGGCGCGCGCGGCGTTCTTCGAGCTGGGTATGGACCGGGCCAGCATGCGCGAGATCGCCCAGCGCGCGGGCTACACGCCGGGGGCCATCTACAGCTACTTCGCCAGCAAGGAGGAGATGTACGGCGCGCTGCTGGCCGAATCGCTGGAGCGGCTGAACGCCGCCGTGCAGCAGTCCCTGGCCGGCGCCGGTGCCGATCACGCGCAGCGCCTGGACGCAGCAGCCACGGCATTTTTTGATTTCTACGCCGACAACCCGCGCGATCTGGACCTGGGCTTTTACCTGTTCCAAGGCATGAAGCCGCGCGGCCTGACACCCGAGCTGAACGAGTCGCTCAACGTGCGGCTGCGCGATGCACTGGCGCCCGTGCAGGATGCCCTGCAGGCGCTGGGCCTGAGCGCGCGCCAGGCCACGCGCGAGGTGACTGCACTGTTCGCCCACGCCGTGGGGCTGCTGGTGCTCAGCCACACCGGGCGCGTGCGCATGTTCCGCCAGTCGGTGCCCGAGCTGTTTGCGGCCTACGTGCAGCAGCTGCTGGAGCGGGCGGCGCCGCGGCGCTGA